The Glycine soja cultivar W05 unplaced genomic scaffold, ASM419377v2 tig00104511_1_pilon_84547_1256723, whole genome shotgun sequence genome contains a region encoding:
- the LOC114404567 gene encoding uncharacterized protein LOC114404567 — protein sequence MSKEVVKAIIGFVPPSHMINDQKAWTKEKVLLQLKKLKNRYKVVSNIHDCMPLFYFSTSWIQTMRWMPSVGLTNMLSICDQRLYGFVICFAVGLTCTLLIFRLSQALISIDPARARDDPVIVKNVPYYKAKKALETEVMKIDPPPRPPNCGELDLPLNASSWSEEDLKDPDKFYEMIALLNAQREISDKILDAQWETKWRQDKLNEMLEAKVKPYIQDIDNVVLPEPILLKPQNQEKGFIASALNYGLITW from the exons ATGTCGAAGGAGGTTGTGAAGGCTATTATAGGTTTTGTTCCTCCTTCTCACATGATTAATGATCAAAAG GCTTGGACTAAGGAGAAAGTTTTGTTGCAGTTGAAGAAATTGAAGAATAGGTACAAGGTTGTTTCTAATATCCATGATTGTATGCCTCTGTTTTATTTCTCAACCTCGTGGATCCAGACCATGAGATGGATGCCTAGTGTTGG TTTAACTAATATGCTCTCTATCTGTGACCAGAGACTATATGGTTTTGTCATATGCTTTGCTGTTGGATTAACTTGTACGCTATTG atttttcggTTATCACAGGCCTTGATATCTATTGATCCTGCCCGTGCAAGGGATGATCCTGTCATAGTGAAAAATGTCCCTTACTATAAGGCTAAGAAGGCTCTGGAGACCGAGGTTATGAAGATTGATCCTCCACCAAGACCGCCAAATTGCGGT GAGCTTGACCTTCCATTGAATGCATCATCTTGGAGTGAGGAGGATCTCAAAGATCCAGATAAGTTCTATGAAATGATTGCTCTTCTTAATGCCCAAAGAGAAATCTCTGATAAGATCTTGGATGCACAGTGGGAAACTAAATGGCGTCAGGACAAG TTGAATGAGATGTTGGAGGCAAAGGTGAAGCCATACATTCAGGATATAGACAATGTAGTTCTTCCTGAGCCTATTTTATTAAAGCCACAAAATCAGGAaaag GGATTTATTGCATCTGCCCTTAATTATGGACTCATTACATGGTGA